ATCTTGAAATGCCTCGGCCCAGCCGAACCATCCGGCAACAGGTCGATGCGGGGGCTCTGGACCAGCATGCTGCCGGACTGGGGCCGCCAGCGCATGGACGCGGCAAATAGCGTGCTGGATTTCACGAAGTGAGGCCTGTGCAGGAATCCGTCACGATCAAACGATTGAGGTCGATGATAGCCGCCTTGACATGCTGCACTCAACCCGCCTACCCCTAGCGTGGCCAGCGCCGCGTGAAATGCCACGCGCTTGTCACGATTGTCACCCGCATCCCGGGGATGGGGTACCACCCGGTTCAAGCAGTGCCAGCAGGGCCGGCAGGGCGTCGGCCTCGTGCAGGGGCTTGTCGGGCCGCAGGCGCAGCATGCGCGGAAAGCGCAGCGCGATGCCGCTCTTGTGCCGCGGGCTGCGCTGCAGGCCCTCGAAGCCCAGTTCCAGCACCAGGCTGGGGCGCACGCTGCGCACCGGGCCAAACTTTTCGAGTGTGTGGGCGCGGATCACGCGGTCGACGGCCGCGAACTCGGCGTCGCTGAGCCCCGAATAGGCCTTGGTGAAGGGCACCAGCTGCAGCGCGCCGGGCTCGGCGGGCTCGCGCCGGGCGATGGCCTCGACCACCGCTGCGGCCTCGGCGGCATCACGCGGCGGGCGGTTCCACACGGCGAAGGTGTAGTCGGTGTAGAGCCCGGCGCGGCGGCCATGACCGGCCTGGGCGTAGATCAGCACGCCGTCCACCGTGAACGGCGCCACCTTCCACTTCCACCAGCCGCCAGCCACCAGACCGGCGGCCTTGGTGCGGCCGCTGCCATAGGGCGCGTCGCGGTGCTTGAGCATCAGGCCTTCGACGCCGCGCTCGCGGCTGCCGGCGCGCTGGGCGGCCCAGGTGGCCCAGGTGTCCGGCAGCGGATGACCATCGCCACCGGCAGGCGCCACCGGCAGCAGCGGCGACAGGCGCAGCACGGCGGTATGCACGGCGGCGGCGGAAGCGCCATCGGCCGCACGGGCGTGCCAGGCCGCCAGCTCGGCTTCGAGCCGGGCACGGCGCTGGTGCTGGGGCCAGCCGCGCAGGTCGGTGCCATCGGCCTCGAGTTGGTCGTAGGCCACGAAGACCACCGGCGTATCGGCCAGCAGCCGGCGGGTGAGGGTCTTGCGCTGGATGCGGGTTTGCAGACGCTGGAACGGCGCCGGTCGCGCGTCGCCGGCCGGCCAGACCAGCAACTCGCCGTCGAGCACGGTGCCGGCCGGCAGTGTGGCGGCGGCCTGTTCCACCTCGGGGAAGCGGCCGGCCATCAGCTCTTCGCCGCGCGACCACAGCCACACGCCGGCCGCGGGGCCGCTGCCGCGGCGCACCAGCTGCGCGCGGATGCCGTCGTACTTCCACTCGGCCAGCCATTGCGCGGCGGCGCCCAGGCGCGTGGTCAGGGCCTCGGGCGTGTCGGCGGCCGGCTCCAGCGCATGGGCCAGGTAGAACGGATAGGGCTGGCCCAGATCGCGCTGCCCCGGGGCATCGGCGGCGGCCAGCAGGGCCAGCAGCGCGTCGGCGTCGGGCTGGGCGCGGGCGTCGGCATAGCCCATCATGCGTTGCGCCACCAGGGCGGCGGGCAGGCCGGCGTGGCGCGCCAGTGCACGCTGCACCAATAGCTTGCTGACGCCCACGCGAAAGCCCCCGCCAATCAGCTTGATCAGCACGAAGCGCTCGGCCGGCGTCAGCTCGTGCCACCAGGCGCGCAACTGGGCGGCCTGCGCCTCGGGCGCCGCGCCGCGCAGCGGCAGCAGGCGCTGCGTCAACCAGTCGGCCAGGCCCAGCGCGCTGGCGTGCCCGGGCGGTGGCAGCAGATGGGCGATGGTTTCGGCCAGATCGCCGACGGCCTGGTAGCTGGCCTCGAACAACCACTCGGGGATGCCGGCGGCGGCCCGGGCTTCGCTGCGCAGCAGCGCGGTGGGCACGGTCTGCCGCGGCCGGCCGCCGGCCAGGAAAAACACCGCCCAGGCCGCATCGGCCGCCGGTGCCTCGGCCAGGTAGGCCACCATCGCGGCCACCTTGGCCTCGGTGCTGGTGCTGGCATCGAGCGCGGCGTACAGGGCGGCGAAGCGGCGCATCAGCGGCGGCCGGGGTCGGGGTTGGGGTTGGCGCGCGCGGGGTGATCCGGCAGATCCGCGGCAGGCGCTGGTGGCGCCGGTGGCTCTGGTGGCGCTGACGGCGCCGTGGCGGCCGGCGGGCCGTCTTCGTGGCCGAACTCGGTGCGAAACGAGCCGGCGTCCAGCCCCTGCTCGCGCAGCCAGCGCACCATCACCGCTTCTTCGCCGTGGGTGACGATCACGCGCTCGGCGCCGGTGGCGCGGATGGCGCGCTGCAGGCCGGGCCAGTCGGCATGGTCGCTCAGCACGAAGCCGCGGTCGACGCCCTGGCGCCGGCGGGCGCCGCGCAGCTGCATCCAGCCGCTGGCAAAGGCGTCGCTGAACTCGCCCAGCCGGCGCGCCCAGGCACTGCCCTGCACGGCCGGTGGGGCCAGCACCAGCGCACCGGCCAGCGCCGGCAAGGCCGGTGCGGCATGGGCCGCGGCCCGCCGTGCGGCGGTGGTGCCGGCCAGGGCGTCGAGGGTGTGGGTGGGCGGCAGCGGCACGCCGGCGTCGCGGTAGGCCTGGTTGAGCGGGGCCATGGCGCCATGGACGACGATCGGGCCGATGCTGGCGTCCACCCCGGCCAGCAGGCGCTGGGCCTTGCCCAGGCTGTAGGCCATCAACAGGCTGGGCCGGCCGGCGGCGGCATTGCTGCGCCACCAGGCGTTGATCTCGGCCAACACGCTGGCCTGCGGCGCCCAGCGGTAGACCGGCAGGCCGAAGGTGCTTTCGGTGATGAAGCAGTGGCAGCGCACCGGCTCGAAGGGCGCGCAGGTGGGGTTGTGCTCGTCGTGCGCGCTGAGGAAGTAGTCGCCCGAGGCCACCCACACCCGGCCCCCATGGGCCAGCCGCACCTGGGCCGAGCCCAGCACATGGCCGGCCGGGTGCAGGCTGATGGCCACGCCCTTGTGGGTGACGGTCTCGCCATAGGCCAGGCCCTGGAAGTTGAGCCCGGCGCCCAGGCGGCTGCGCAGCAGGCCTTCGCTGATGGCGCTGGCCAGCACCTGGCCATGGCCGGCGCGGGCATGGTCGGCATGGGCATGGGTGATCACGGCGCGCGCCACCGGCCGCCAGGGGTCGATGTAGAAGTCGCCGGGCGGGCAGTACAGGCCCTGTGGACGCTCGACCACCAGGTCACCGGCCATCGGGCTCATCGCTGGCGACCCCGCTCAGGCAACGGATGGCGGCACACCGCGCCCGCCCGGCACCCGACGCAGCCGCTGCCTCGCCGCCTGGCCATCTAGTCCAGTGAAACGGAGAAATCGGATGTGCGCAGGGGTTTGGCAGGGCAGGCGACAAGGCGCGGCCCGCAGCCCAGGCTGAACGCCTGGGCAAGGGTTGCAACACCGGCGCATGCCCTGCCAGACCCCTGCCCGCAGGGTGGGCACCTGTCAGGGGAGCCCTCGTCGTTGCCGGTGCTCGCCGGGTGTCCAACCCGGCTGCGCCCGGCGCCTAGATGGCGCCCCTGACAGGTACCCACGCACATCCGATTTCTCCGTTTCACTGGACTAGTAGCGCCCGCTCATGCCGGCCAGGCGCAGGAACCAGTGCGCCGTCCAGGCCACGAAGCTGCGGCGCAGCATGGCCCAGCCGCCGGTGCCGGCCGGCGGCCGCAGCACCTCGCGCGAGACCTGCACCGCGGCCTCGAAACGCAGCGCCAGCTCGCCGGCAAAGCCGGCGTCGTGCACCACCACATTGGCCTCGAGGTTGAGCAGCAGGCTCAGCGGATCGATGTTGGAGCTGCCCACCGTGGCCCAGTCGTCGTCGATCACCGCCACCTTGGCATGCAGGAAGGCCGGGGTGTACTCGTAGACCTGCACGCCCACGGCCAGCAGCTCGTCGTAGAGCACCTGGGCGGCCAGCGCGGCAAAGCGGTAATCGGCCTTGCCCTGCAGCAGCAGGCGCACGCGCACACCGCGCTGCGCGGCCTGGCGCAGCACGCGGCGAAAGCGCTGGCCGGGATAGAAGTAGGGGCAGACGATGTCGACACGGCTGGCCGCGCCGCGGATGGCGTCGATGTAGGCCAGCTCGATGGCGCGGCGCTGGCGCAGGTTGTCGCGCACCAGCAGCAGCGCGCGCATCGGTGGCAGCGCGGCCTGGGTGCGGGCCTGGGCCTGATCGGCGGCATGGCGTTCGGCCCGCGGCAGGCGCAGCCGGCCGGCAATGCGGCGCGCCCGGGCCAGCGGCTCGGCGCTGCGCAGCAGCTGCTGCACCTCGTCGCGCCAGTCGGCGCCGAGCGCGGCGCGGGTCCACAGCGCGCGCGCGGTCTGCTCGACCTGGGCCACCACCGGGCCGTGCAGCATCACGGCAAAGTCGAGCCGCGGGCGGTCGGACCAGCCGTGGTTGAGGTCGTGGCGGTCGTCGATGACATTGATGCCGCCAACGAAGCCGACCTCGCCGTCCACCACGCACAGCTTGTGGTGCAGGCGGCGCAACTGGCCCGGCTGCAGCAGCCGCCACCAGCGGTCGACCGGGCGGAACACGGCCAGGTTCACGCCGTCGTCGTGCAGCCAGCGCCGCAGCGTGGGCAGGCTGGCCTTGCTGCCGAAGCCGTCGACCACCACGCCCACCCACACGCCGCGCCGCGCGGCGTCGGCCAGGGCCTGGGCCACGGCCTGTGCGGCCGGGTCGTCGTGGAAGATGTAGGTGGCCAGCCAGACTTGGCGCCGCGCGCCGGCAATGGCCTGCAGCATGGCCGGAAACAGCTCGTCGCCGCCGGCCTGCAGCGCCACCTGGTTGCCGCCGGTCAGGCGCGCGTGCAGCGCGGCGCCGGCGCCATCGGAGGTCGGGTTGGGGGGCGGCACGAGCACCAGCGACAAACCGGCTTCCCCTGCTCAGTCGAGCCGCAGTTCCACCAGCAGCGGCAGGTGGTCGGACATGCGCGCCCAGCCGGCGCCGCGCGGCACGGTGGCCGATTCGCAGTGCAGGCCGCGGGTGTAGACGCGGTCGAGCGCAAACACCGGCACACGGCTCGGGAAGGTGCGCTGCGCGCGCTCGTGGCCGGCGCGCGCGCGGGTCAGACCGGCCTGGGCGAACGGCGCATCGAGCTTCTCGCCCCAGTCGTTGAAATCGCCCGCCACCAGCAGCGGGGCACCGGGCGGCACCGCGGCGGCGATGAACTCGGCCAGGCGCTCGACCTGGCGCACGCGGCTTGAATGGATCAGCCCGAAATGCACCACCACGGCGTGCACCTCCACGCCCTGCCAGACCACCGGCACATGCAGCAGGCCGCGCTGCTCGAAGCGGTGATCGCTGACATCGTGGTGGCCCACATCGCCGATCGGCCAGCGCGAGAGCAGCGCATTGCCGTGCTCGCCGTGGCGCGTGGTGGCATTGGTGCGGTAGGCCACCTCGTAGCCCTCGGGCGCCAGAAACTCGGCCTGCCCCTGCTCGGGCCAGCCCAGGTGGGTGCGGGCAAAACGCCGCGCCTCGGCGTGGTGAAACAGCCGCACCTCCTGCAGGCACACCAGGTCGGCGTCCAGCGCCTCGATGCCCAGGCCCAGGTTGTGGATCTCGAGCCGCTTGCGCAGGCCCAGGCCGCGCACTCCCTTGTGGATGTTGTAGGTGGCCACGCGCAGCAACTGGCTGCTGTGGCCGCTGAGGCGGCTGTGGTGGCGCGACGAGGCAAAGCTGGCAGGCAACATGCCGGGTCAGCCGCCGCGCTCGCCCAGCCAGCGCGGCAGGTGCAGGATGGCCTCGGCATTGCTGGGCGAGAAGCAGCGGTCGGCCGCCTCGCGCCAGGGCAGCCACTGGTGCTGCAGGTGCTCGCGCGGGCTCAGCACCACCGGCGTGCCGCTTGGCACCGTGAGGCCGAAGACATGTTCGGTGTTGTGCGTGACGCCCGGCGCATAGCGGTGGCGCCACACCGGGTAGATCTCGTAGACGTTGGCCAGTTGCCAGTCGCGCAGGGCAGCCAGTGGCACGGTGGCGCTGCCGACGGTGATGCCGGTCTCCTCGGCCACCTCGCGCATGCAGGTAGTGAGCAGCGGCTCGTCGGTGGCGTCCTTGCTGCCGGTCACGCTTTGCCAGTAGCCGGGGCGGTCGGCGCGCTCGATCAGCAGCACCTCCAGCGCCGGGGTGTGGATGACCACCAGCACGCTCTCGGGAATCTTCGGCGGGCGGCTCATGCCGGCGACTCAGCCCTTGGCGCGCCGCGCGCGCACGGCCTCGGCCAGGCCGCGCAGCAGCGGCACGGTGTCGTCCCAGCCGATGCAGGCATCGGTGATCGACACGCCGGGCGTCGGCGCGCTGCCGGCCTTCAGATCCTGCCGGCCCTCGTGCAGATGGCTTTCGACCATCACGCCCATGATGCGGCGCTCGCCGCCGGCGATCTGCGTGCCGATGTCGGCGGCCACGTCGATCTGGCGGCGGTGCTGCTTGGCCGAGTTGGCATGCGAGCAGTCGACCATCACGCGCTCGGCCAGGCCGGCCTTGCGCAGCACGGCGCAGGCCGCCTCGATGGCCGCGGCGTCGTAGTTGGGCGCCTTGCTGCCGCCGCGCAGGATGATGTGGCCATCGGCATTGCCGCGCGTCTCGAAGATGGCCGCCACGCCCATCTTGGTCATGCCCATGAAGCTGTGCGGCGCGCCTGCCGACACCACCGCGTCGGCGGCCACCTGCACGCCGCCGTCGGTGCCGTTCTTGAAGCCCACCGGGCAGCTCAGGCCCGAGGCCAGCTGGCGGTGGCTCTGGCTCTCGGTGGTGCGCGCGCCGATGGCGCCCCAGGCGATCAGGTCGCTCATGTACTGCGGCGTCAGCAGATCCAGGAACTCGGTGCCGGCCGGCAGGCCCAACGCACTGATCTCGAGCAGGATCTCGCGCGCCAGGCGCAGGCCCTCGTTGATGCGGAAGCTGCCGTCGAGCCGCGGGTCGTTGATCAGGCCCTTCCAGCCCACCGTGGTGCGCGGCTTCTCGAAATACACGCGCATCACGATCAGCAGATCGTCGGCCAGTTCGGCCGCCAGGCGCTCGAGCAGGCGGGCGTAGTGCAAGGCCTCGGCGCGGTCATGGATGGAGCACGGGCCCACCACGGCCACCAGGCGGTCGTCGCGCCCGTGCAGCACGGCGCCAATGGCCTGGCGGGTGCGCTCGACCAGGGCCTCGATGCCCGGCGTGACCGGCAGCTCCTCCAGCAGCACGGCCGGCGAGACCAACGCGCGCACCGCGGCGATGCGGGTGTCGTCGATGCGCGTGGTGTCGTGGGTGGCGACGGGTGTCGCGGGCGCGATGGCCGGGACGTCGACGTCGGGGCGCTGGGGCGTGGTCATGGCGGTTCCGATAAGCAAAGTCAGTGGATCAGCGCGGCGCAATGTGCTCACGCAGCCAGGCGGCGAAGGTGGGTTCGTCCCACTCACCGCCGGCCAGGCCGAACATGGCAACGGTGGCCTCGGCCTGGGACGCAGTCAATCGGTGGCCGTTCAGGCCGAGGAACAAACCAACCGACAGGAAGGCCGCGCGCTTGTTGCCATCGACGAAGGGATGGTTCTTGGCCAGACCATACGCATAACAGGCGGTCAGCGCGGCCAGATCCGGTGGCGGATCGCCATAGGTGGCCAGATTGGCGGGCCGGGCCAGGGCCGAGTCGAGCAAGCCCTCATCGCGCAGGCCCGAGGCGCCGCCGTGCATGGCCAGACTCTCGTCGTGCAGCAGCGCCAGCAGGCGGCGGTCAATCCAGCGCCGGGACGTGGTCGTCACGCCCGCCTCACTTGGCCAGGGCGCGGAAGGTGTCGCGGTACTCGCGCATGAACTCTCGGCCAAGCTCCAGCTGCTGCTCGAAGCTGGGGTCCAGCGGCGTCAGCGCAAAGCCATCGGGCGTCTCGGTGACATACACCGTGTCCCCCTTCTCCAGCTTCAATCGCGCCAGCACCTCCTTGGGCAGGATGACGCCGACCGAGTTGCCGATCTGGGTGAGCTTGAGGGCGTGCATGGCGGGCTCCGGGATTGTTATAACGGATGTTATACGCAACCCCGGAGCTGCGGCAAGCCGTCAGGCCGCCGCTTGCGAGTTCCTGAGCCGGATGTGCAGCTCGCGCAGCTGCTTCTCGTCGACCATGCTCGGCGCGCCGGTCAGCAGGCACTGGGCGCGCTGGGTCTTCGGGAACGCGATCACATCGCGGATGCTTTCGGCGCCGGTCATCAGCGTGGCAATGCGGTCCAGGCCGAAGGCCAGGCCGCCGTGCGGCGGGGCACCGTACTGCAGGGCATCCAGCAGGAAGCCGAACTTGACGCGCTGCTCTTCCGGCGAGATCTTCAGGGCATCGAAGACCTTGGCCTGCACATCGGCACGGTGGATACGCACCGAGCCGCCGCCGATCTCCCAGCCGTTGAGCACCATGTCGTAGGCCTTGGCCACGCACTTGCCCGGGTCGGTGGTCATGAAGTCCTCATGGCCGTCCTTGGGCGCGGTGAACGGATGGTGCACGGCCACCCAGCGGTCGTTTTCCTCGTCGTGCTCGAACATCGGGAAGTCCACCACCCACAGCGGCGCCCACTTGTCCTCGAACAGGCCATGGTTGCGGCCGAACTCGCTGTGGCCGATCTTGATGCGCAGCGCGCCGATGGCGTCATTCACCACCTTGGCCTTGTCGGCGCCAAAGAAGATCAGGTCGCCATTGCGGGCACCGGTGCGTGCCAGCGTCTGCTCGAGCGCGCCGTCGGACAGGTTCTTGACGATCGGGCTCTGCAGGCCGTCGCGGCCCTTGGCCATGTCGTTGACCTTGACCCAGGCCAGGCCCTTGGCGCCGTAGATCTTGACGAACTCGGTGTAGGCGTCGATCTCGCCGCGGCTCATCTCGCTGCCGCCCGGCACGCGCAGCGCCACCACGCGGCCGGTGCCGCTGTTGGCCGGGGTGCTGAAGACCTTGAACTCCACGTCCTTCATCACGTCGGTCAGCTCGGTGAACTCGAGCTTGACGCGCAGGTCGGGCTTGTCGGAGCCGTACTTGAACATCGCCTCGGCATAGGTCATTTCGACGTACACCGGCAGCTCCAGGCCCATGGTCTTGCGGAACACGGTGCGGATCATGGCCTCGGTGATCGCGCGGATCTCCTCCTCGCCCAGGAACGAGGTTTCCAGGTCGATCTGCGTGAACTCGGGCTGGCGGTCGGCGCGCAGGTCCTCGTCGCGGAAGCACTTGGTGATCTGGTAGTAGCGGTCGAAGCCGGCCACCATCAGCAGCTGCTTGAACAGCTGGGGCGATTGCGGCAGCGCGAAGAACGCGCCGTCGTGCACGCGGCTGGGCACCAGGTAGTCGCGCGCGCCCTCGGGCGTGCTCTTG
This portion of the Aquabacterium sp. OR-4 genome encodes:
- a CDS encoding AbrB/MazE/SpoVT family DNA-binding domain-containing protein — its product is MHALKLTQIGNSVGVILPKEVLARLKLEKGDTVYVTETPDGFALTPLDPSFEQQLELGREFMREYRDTFRALAK
- the aspS gene encoding aspartate--tRNA ligase → MRTTYCGLVSEALMGQTVTLMGWAHRRRDHGGVIFIDLRDREGLVQIVCDPDRAEMFKTSEGVRNEFCLKVVGVVRARPEGTHNTNLVSGKIEVLCHELEVLNASVTPPFPLDDENLSETTRLTHRVLDLRRPAMQKNLMLRYRVAIEVRKFLDEQGFIDIETPMLTKSTPEGARDYLVPSRVHDGAFFALPQSPQLFKQLLMVAGFDRYYQITKCFRDEDLRADRQPEFTQIDLETSFLGEEEIRAITEAMIRTVFRKTMGLELPVYVEMTYAEAMFKYGSDKPDLRVKLEFTELTDVMKDVEFKVFSTPANSGTGRVVALRVPGGSEMSRGEIDAYTEFVKIYGAKGLAWVKVNDMAKGRDGLQSPIVKNLSDGALEQTLARTGARNGDLIFFGADKAKVVNDAIGALRIKIGHSEFGRNHGLFEDKWAPLWVVDFPMFEHDEENDRWVAVHHPFTAPKDGHEDFMTTDPGKCVAKAYDMVLNGWEIGGGSVRIHRADVQAKVFDALKISPEEQRVKFGFLLDALQYGAPPHGGLAFGLDRIATLMTGAESIRDVIAFPKTQRAQCLLTGAPSMVDEKQLRELHIRLRNSQAAA
- the clsB gene encoding cardiolipin synthase ClsB; its protein translation is MVLVPPPNPTSDGAGAALHARLTGGNQVALQAGGDELFPAMLQAIAGARRQVWLATYIFHDDPAAQAVAQALADAARRGVWVGVVVDGFGSKASLPTLRRWLHDDGVNLAVFRPVDRWWRLLQPGQLRRLHHKLCVVDGEVGFVGGINVIDDRHDLNHGWSDRPRLDFAVMLHGPVVAQVEQTARALWTRAALGADWRDEVQQLLRSAEPLARARRIAGRLRLPRAERHAADQAQARTQAALPPMRALLLVRDNLRQRRAIELAYIDAIRGAASRVDIVCPYFYPGQRFRRVLRQAAQRGVRVRLLLQGKADYRFAALAAQVLYDELLAVGVQVYEYTPAFLHAKVAVIDDDWATVGSSNIDPLSLLLNLEANVVVHDAGFAGELALRFEAAVQVSREVLRPPAGTGGWAMLRRSFVAWTAHWFLRLAGMSGRY
- a CDS encoding ATP-dependent DNA ligase — translated: MRRFAALYAALDASTSTEAKVAAMVAYLAEAPAADAAWAVFFLAGGRPRQTVPTALLRSEARAAAGIPEWLFEASYQAVGDLAETIAHLLPPPGHASALGLADWLTQRLLPLRGAAPEAQAAQLRAWWHELTPAERFVLIKLIGGGFRVGVSKLLVQRALARHAGLPAALVAQRMMGYADARAQPDADALLALLAAADAPGQRDLGQPYPFYLAHALEPAADTPEALTTRLGAAAQWLAEWKYDGIRAQLVRRGSGPAAGVWLWSRGEELMAGRFPEVEQAAATLPAGTVLDGELLVWPAGDARPAPFQRLQTRIQRKTLTRRLLADTPVVFVAYDQLEADGTDLRGWPQHQRRARLEAELAAWHARAADGASAAAVHTAVLRLSPLLPVAPAGGDGHPLPDTWATWAAQRAGSRERGVEGLMLKHRDAPYGSGRTKAAGLVAGGWWKWKVAPFTVDGVLIYAQAGHGRRAGLYTDYTFAVWNRPPRDAAEAAAVVEAIARREPAEPGALQLVPFTKAYSGLSDAEFAAVDRVIRAHTLEKFGPVRSVRPSLVLELGFEGLQRSPRHKSGIALRFPRMLRLRPDKPLHEADALPALLALLEPGGTPSPGCG
- a CDS encoding ligase-associated DNA damage response exonuclease; this encodes MSPMAGDLVVERPQGLYCPPGDFYIDPWRPVARAVITHAHADHARAGHGQVLASAISEGLLRSRLGAGLNFQGLAYGETVTHKGVAISLHPAGHVLGSAQVRLAHGGRVWVASGDYFLSAHDEHNPTCAPFEPVRCHCFITESTFGLPVYRWAPQASVLAEINAWWRSNAAAGRPSLLMAYSLGKAQRLLAGVDASIGPIVVHGAMAPLNQAYRDAGVPLPPTHTLDALAGTTAARRAAAHAAPALPALAGALVLAPPAVQGSAWARRLGEFSDAFASGWMQLRGARRRQGVDRGFVLSDHADWPGLQRAIRATGAERVIVTHGEEAVMVRWLREQGLDAGSFRTEFGHEDGPPAATAPSAPPEPPAPPAPAADLPDHPARANPNPDPGRR
- a CDS encoding type II toxin-antitoxin system death-on-curing family toxin gives rise to the protein MTTTSRRWIDRRLLALLHDESLAMHGGASGLRDEGLLDSALARPANLATYGDPPPDLAALTACYAYGLAKNHPFVDGNKRAAFLSVGLFLGLNGHRLTASQAEATVAMFGLAGGEWDEPTFAAWLREHIAPR
- the nudB gene encoding dihydroneopterin triphosphate diphosphatase produces the protein MSRPPKIPESVLVVIHTPALEVLLIERADRPGYWQSVTGSKDATDEPLLTTCMREVAEETGITVGSATVPLAALRDWQLANVYEIYPVWRHRYAPGVTHNTEHVFGLTVPSGTPVVLSPREHLQHQWLPWREAADRCFSPSNAEAILHLPRWLGERGG
- a CDS encoding 3-deoxy-7-phosphoheptulonate synthase, which translates into the protein MTTPQRPDVDVPAIAPATPVATHDTTRIDDTRIAAVRALVSPAVLLEELPVTPGIEALVERTRQAIGAVLHGRDDRLVAVVGPCSIHDRAEALHYARLLERLAAELADDLLIVMRVYFEKPRTTVGWKGLINDPRLDGSFRINEGLRLAREILLEISALGLPAGTEFLDLLTPQYMSDLIAWGAIGARTTESQSHRQLASGLSCPVGFKNGTDGGVQVAADAVVSAGAPHSFMGMTKMGVAAIFETRGNADGHIILRGGSKAPNYDAAAIEAACAVLRKAGLAERVMVDCSHANSAKQHRRQIDVAADIGTQIAGGERRIMGVMVESHLHEGRQDLKAGSAPTPGVSITDACIGWDDTVPLLRGLAEAVRARRAKG
- a CDS encoding endonuclease/exonuclease/phosphatase family protein, whose translation is MLPASFASSRHHSRLSGHSSQLLRVATYNIHKGVRGLGLRKRLEIHNLGLGIEALDADLVCLQEVRLFHHAEARRFARTHLGWPEQGQAEFLAPEGYEVAYRTNATTRHGEHGNALLSRWPIGDVGHHDVSDHRFEQRGLLHVPVVWQGVEVHAVVVHFGLIHSSRVRQVERLAEFIAAAVPPGAPLLVAGDFNDWGEKLDAPFAQAGLTRARAGHERAQRTFPSRVPVFALDRVYTRGLHCESATVPRGAGWARMSDHLPLLVELRLD